From the genome of Cyprinus carpio isolate SPL01 chromosome B24, ASM1834038v1, whole genome shotgun sequence:
AAGGCAGCTGAGGAGGAAAAACTCAGAGCTGAGGAAGAGGAGAAACTAAAGGAGATAGAGAGGAAGAAGGAAGAGAAGAGGCAGCAAAGAAAGGTGTGTGTGGTCAAACACATTATCATGGGTTTTACATAACTGGATTATGTTCAATTTAATTGTTTATGCTATGGATGTGAGTGATATTATTGAAGAGAGGGGTGTGTTTACTTTTTCAAGTAGCGGTTATAatgattttcagcttttttgaatGATGAAACTGGTGGAAATAATCCCAAGCCTATCTAGGGAGAAAATGGTAACCTGAAAATggtaaattaactggttttattcaagtttaAAACATCACTGACTCAAtctaaatacattcatttataccAACAAGACACATTTTTATGAGTTAAATCTGGCAGAAATTATGAAAGCCCATTTTCACcacagaatagaaaaataaaaaggttaattgcagctttttatctcaaaattctcaCTTTATTCTtacgattctgagtttatatctcacaactcagATTTTGTGAGATATTAATTTGCAATTCTGAAGAAGAAAAGTCTGATatgtgagaaaaagtcacaattaccttttttcattCCACGACAGAAACAAAGAACAGAATTtcgagatataaaatcagaattgcgagaaaagtcAGACTTgctagtttatatcttgcagttctgtatttatctcacaattcgtacagttctgagaaaaaaaaaaaagtaagaattacGAGAAACAAATTCTGAATtgtcagaaacaggcttccataagaAAGAGCTCTTTAAGTTCACAGTTGTAAGTTACGACTTTTTACATTGCAGAATACCAGTATGTAACCACCCAGAATGCCCTGGGTACTGATTAGCAGTATGCTAAAAACCACTCTGAATAACTAGGCAACAATGTAGCACTGTTTTGCATAAGCAAGTGCATCTAGAAAATGCAAACAAGTTCCTGTATTCATCATGTTTATGCTTCACTTTGTAAGCTTTAAGTAacttgtgtgtgttaatgtgaacTTAGAGGGAACTTGAGAAACAGAAGAGAGCAGAACGGGAACAGGAACTGTCAAAGCGGGCGGCCCAGCACTACCTCAGAACCCTGTTACTGCGCCGAGGCCTAGCACCATGGAAAAGCCTGCTGGAGCAAAGCCATGTCAACACACAGGTCAGCgctactgcaaacacacacacatacacacatggtcTACAGTAACAATGCAGTCCATTCGCCTGCTTTCcagacaaacactcacacactcaattATTCATCCAAAGAGTTATGGGCagctcacacacagacaggaagACCAGCTGTTGCCTTGCATTAATTCTTGGTCCATTCCCCAAATTTTAATGATGTTTACGGTATACTGTTGCATTTCCACCTGGCTAACCAcctgtgtttgaaataaattaacagaGAGCAGATATCTGAGATTCAGGAGGGAGATGGAGTGACTGAGAGGGAGAGATTGACAAAGGACagagacacaaagagagaaaCACAATGGCTTTGAATTCAGAATATGCATCGTTGTTTAGCTATTGATCCACATCCATGTAAGCAGAAACCGCAAGGTCCAATTAGTTCTAAAACTAGCATGTGCATCTATAATATCTCTACAGTACCAACAGGAAGTCACTGGGGAAAGTTTGCAATCCATAAAAGCGATGGGAATGTATGAGATGATGACGACTTAATTAAAGCAGACAGTTATTTATGTTGTGGTGCTTTTGCCTTTTCGGTCTCCTCCAGAGAGCGGTGGATCATTACACAGTGGCTCTGCAGAGACGCTGCTTCTGCTCCTGGCTTCAGTCTGTGGATGAGGCCCATGCAGAGAGAGAGGCCAGCGCCAACCAGCTGTACCACCGGATCTTACTTCAGAGGGCTGTGTGTAGCTGGAAAAGGGTAAAACGCCACACACACATAGTCTGATAGGAAACAGTGAATGATTAAAAAAGCTCCAGATTTTCAGACGTCATCATTTCTGTAGTGAACTTCTTGttgacttttaaataatttttttaataaataattgtatttatttgtaataaattcaatacatatttattcatcatttgaatataatacatttaatattaagatttatttatttaaaaataatcttataaatttaatataagtatacagacatttatttttagacatttttagacaaaattatttatagacaatttatttagatatttcgACATTATCGAAATATCTGTATTgtttataaaaaagttatttaacaaataaataaaaaaaaaattaatacatttaatgaaaaaattaaagattATATAGCCAAAAAGTGTCTTATTgacttattataaattaattaataacaaattaaatgaagATGTATTGtttagtcattattttaatatttattactttaattttaaattttacttaaaggtCCTATTCATATACATGTATCATATtgtattgtttataataaatttaattaaaaatgaggcATTTTAAGTTCTTAATAAAATTTGGTTTATTGGCCATCAATAAGTTTATTAGTAAATTAActttactaataaataattaaattataataaattaaatatttattattcattaagtatcttaatttatataattattttaattataaatacaaaataaatatgaattcatatttatttgtttaaaaaagatcttatcaatttaatataaatatacatatttacttATAGACAATCTATGGACAATAACtatattacttataataaataatttcaaataagttattacattcatataaataaaaatgtataatttattatctgTACAGTTTCTAAAGAAATTATCTGATGTGCTTTCCCACCATGGCCTTGCTCTGTGCTTTCTTACTGGTCTAAGCAAAAATAGTTTACcgataattaattaatcaattaattaacttATATTTTGGGTTAATGATATTAATAACCTCATATCCTTAATAATGTGAGCAATTGTCTATGTTTGATTTCAATACTTACCAGTTAAAAGATCTGCGCTTTATACTGGAAGCACGAGCTGAGCGGTTTCACAGGACACGGACCCAGAGAAGGGTGTTCATGGCCCTGCTGGATCACGCTACAGAGGAGCGAATCACAGCCTGGGACAATGAGCAACGGGCAGAGGAGCACAACAGCAGGTCAACACATGTCCTTAAGTGTGACAGTTTTACAGCACCATAAGGCCAAAACATCCTTTCTAAACATACTTAAGATAGTAGAAGAAATGTATGGGTTATTAAGAATTTTTAGtatttagaaaaatgaaaatatgtttgctgACTTTGTTCTCTGGGCTTTGTAGGAGAGCTGTCAAGAAGTGTTTTGCTGGCTGGAGGCGACTTCCTGTTGTCTTGCgagaagagaaggaaagagaggcaCGCAGAGAGCAGCTCAGACGTAAAGTGGCGGAGATTTTGCCTGACTTCCGCTCCTCGCCTATTGACTCCCTGTGGTGCCCTGTAAATCCTCTTTAATGGCACACACACAGGCTTTACATGACATCATCAGATGACATTGAAAACATCTGCAGCTTGATGAGCCGGCATGTTTAATCATTTTAcgcttgtttatttttccatgcTACAGTTTAATTGAACAACTTGTAGAATGAAATGCATTACATTATAAAGCCGTCTCACATGAGACAAATAAACTTCCGGATTCTGAGGTGCTTCTTAGCTGTTTCTTTAGAAGGCATTTAATGAAAGGAAAACAACTTTGATTCAAAAATGCTGCGATAATTCATGCACGTCAAAATGTATCCGGATGGTACGCACCACAGATATGTCCCCAGTtgaagcaaatgaaaagaaaatacacacacaggcacaaaGACCTCGAATAACAAACATGAAGCTCAACATAAAACATTCATACTGAGATGACAGTTTTAAAGCTGTGTGCTGTCTGGATATAGATGCAGTGTTGCATCACTTCAGATGTACCAAAAAGGCACTAAATAAGGCTTGATACTGAATGTGCATACATATATAAGACACACTTTGGAGTTAAGAGAACAAATATTAGACATTAAATCCAAAATTGGTCCAACAAGCAGTGATTGTAAACCAGAAAagaaatacttaaataataaaagaacagaTCAAATACAACAACCTGCCATAACCATGTGAAGCATTTTTCACAGGCTTTCATGTGTAGGTTTagtaatttcactgtttttttttttcattgccatAACTGAACAGAAATATAGAAGTCtgagaaaaatgctcattttagaagaaaatttcagatggcacttagaagcttttgcatctgaactcctcatatatatatattatgtttttattgtaaatgcaagttactattattatttaaaagcattaaataaaatgaatatattatgtTTCTATTGTAGATGcaagttactattattatttaaaagcattaaataaaatgaatagtcaatgaagggaaaaaaatttattcttaatattaatcgaaaagtatttaatatttagtgagacctttataatataatataataataatataatataattagttcATATAAGTTGTGTAAACACTAACCACACCTGAATAATGGCGTACTTGATGTTGAAATACGCTGGTAGAAATGTAACATACTACAATACTGCCATCTAGTGATCCACACAATTCAACTGACTCTGGATGAGACCTTGAGCACAATGTTTAGAGCCATAAAACTGACTCTGGAATGGATGTTGAAGACATTAAGTAGCACAACATTATACTTCACTGTATTAAATATGAGCGATAATTCACTTTAAAGAGCAGTTCAATCGTTTTTCCATCAGCAGAGACTGACAGGTGAATTTCTACACCAGATCTGATAGTTTCTGGTTTGATGGCTCTGAAGCCTTGCTCATGGTCATGAATTCAATCCAGTTAGAACGGAAGCCTTGTGAGTAAACGCCGGTATCAATGATCAGACCCCAGAGAAGGCTGCGAGCGGTTTTCTCTCTCAGAGCCAGACGCGCCTCTCGTTCGGTCACGTTGAAGCTGACGTTGATAAGCTGTAAGAGCAGCAGGTGCAGCAAACCTCCCGTCACGATACTGCTGTACCAGGCACAggtgaaacacagagcagagcTGATgaacagagaaacagaaaaatgGGTCATTAATTAACACGTTATATTATTAATACtctaaacaataaaaatgctgttATGAACAGTCATATTGaactttttttcaaacaatttgtTTTCCATGTTAAAGAAATCTAAATCAAGTTAAAACCAATGTCGGTGTTGTTAAAtatctaaaactaataaaaatgattttttttgtaaattgagataaagctgaaataaaaataaacatgaaaaacttaaaaccaaatgaaaattagaaatgtttccttagtaactgacataaaataagtattaatgaattattaattaattaaataaaataatataaattaaaaaagaaattatttgaagaaaaaatttaaaactggaaaaactaacaaaaatactactaaaaagcaaattaaccaaaacaaaaaaacttaaataaaactatatatatatatatatatatatatatatatatatatatatattagtgctgtcaatcgattaattgcatgtgtgtgcactgtgtatattttattatgtatatataaatacaaaaacatgcatgtgtttaagaaaaatttgtttatatattaaatatatttatatataagaatataaatatattaatgtatagacgttaatattttcaaaatatatatactgtgtgtgtgtatttacatatatataataaatatacatagtacacatacatatattatgtaaacaaaaacttttattttggatttgattaattgcgatttatcatttgacagcacttgactgtcactgcagaggatccattggtgagcaagtgatgctaaatttctccaaatctgttctgatgaagaaacaaactcatctacctATCTTAAATTagcaaattttcagcaaatgttcattcaTTCCCTTAACCAGTGCTATAAGCTTTGGGcaggactgtgtgtttgtgtgaagaaTGGCAAATGGAGATTGGGAAAGACTAATTTTCGTTCAGTTTAACCCTTGACGATCCTGCTGAGTACTGATATGGTACAAATGTAGTGTATTTGAAGCAGCCAAGTGACTTTTTCCAATGAATAACTAATGGAGTTTAAGGAACAGaggtggttaaaaaaaaaaaaaaaaaaaaaaaaaaaaaacaaggtcagAACCTACTGATTTAAATGAAAGAGAAAGCATTTCTGTGAATGTGTAGTTGGATCCACACCTGAACTGGTTGTAGACGTCAGGACAGTAGAACAGTGCAGTCATTACATTCTGGTCGGGACACACACTTCGAAGAACCAAACTGATCCCATACAGCGACGTCAGCAGAAAGAAAACAAGTGTCAGAAGGAAACTGCGGTGATTGGCCTGCCCCACACAGCTGTTGATCCTAACACAAACCAAAATGACAAACAAGACACCAAACTGAGACCTGGAGATCATTTTCACATATCAGTTACACAGAGCGAGAACAGATCACCTCGCTGTCTCCATTACACATATGTTTACATGGAGAATAAGACATTTTACAGCTGTGCTGAACAACCACAAAGTCTAATTGATGCATATTAATCCATAATATATCATAAATGGACAACTAGAATGTTCTGAGATTACTTGGATTATTTCAAACACAACAATGAGCATACATTCAGCGCAAAGCACATGAGCTAACTTAACCCAACTACAGGAATTCTGATCATTGTACACTATTTGATTCCATGAATTTTGATGACTGACACTTTAGTTTCAAGGAAAGTAAAATTGGCATGCAGATAAGACTTCACTATGCatgcagtatactgtatatactgtacatgttagACACTAGAGATGGGTCAATAACTAaagcttttctcaaaattctggtAATGCTAATGTGTGCATTTACATAAATTAAGTGTATTTGATGGACATGACAAATATTGCATGAAAATGAATCCTATTTTAGCAACATtcattttttgccttttttaaatttcaaatattctCCCAAAATCAATACATGATTTTCATTATATATCATTACATGATCTCATAACATTTTCATCATTTATGTTATTCTTGATGAATCAATGGATTTTCAGTActgtagctatatatatatatatatatatacacatatatacacattaagCACAAATACAAGTACAAATAGGTATcttaatactttaaataatattttttatttttcatgtttttgcacAATTAGATATTTGTCACAGTAATGTGAACTCGAAgagaaaatttgtttaattttcataaaaatgcttCACAATGCAAAACTTTTGGGCATGAAAAATGACCCAAACATGTTACTGACTGGTAAAATTCACCCACATAACAATGACTGATACCCTCTTGAATAAGCAGTGCTTTTTAAGTGAACCCACCAGACACAGTGGTGGTCCAGACGCAGGATGCAGACTCCACAGATCCTGCAGTGTCCCGCTCTCGGGGGCCGCACCACTTTGCATACGGCACACCAGTTCCTCCTCTGAACACCCTGCTGTGCTGTCCCAGATTCACCAGTTTGTTCGTGATTGGCTATCACCACCTGGTGCTGTGCTCCATTTAGATAGGCGGCATCTACTTCAGGTGGAGGTTTGTGATAGGTCACTGTACTATGAGTGTCAGCTGGACAAGGCCTGACGTAGCCCGGCCCTCTCTTAGTGATTATGAGAGAAATGACCGTAAGAGCAACACCCGCCGTCACAGCGGCCAACTGAAGATGATTCACATCACCTCGAGGAGCGACTTCGGTGATGAAGAGATAGAACATGTAGAAGAGGGAGAAGAGTGCGAGGCTGAGGAAGAATAACGTGCGTCCTTTCTTCCGGTGAGTGAAATAGTAGTACCAAAGGACCATGATGGGCACTGCTG
Proteins encoded in this window:
- the LOC109049790 gene encoding palmitoyltransferase ZDHHC23-B-like; this translates as MKKRSRRTLDQDDPLCCCEYIDRHGGRSHMAACCCDCEDLDDACDRWMKKKPQSPDSLSRVIATISDRLRVPWISGARQFDISVIPPLILLPVFLHIAALHYLLGILVLTAVPIMVLWYYYFTHRKKGRTLFFLSLALFSLFYMFYLFITEVAPRGDVNHLQLAAVTAGVALTVISLIITKRGPGYVRPCPADTHSTVTYHKPPPEVDAAYLNGAQHQVVIANHEQTGESGTAQQGVQRRNWCAVCKVVRPPRAGHCRICGVCILRLDHHCVWINSCVGQANHRSFLLTLVFFLLTSLYGISLVLRSVCPDQNVMTALFYCPDVYNQFSSALCFTCAWYSSIVTGGLLHLLLLQLINVSFNVTEREARLALREKTARSLLWGLIIDTGVYSQGFRSNWIEFMTMSKASEPSNQKLSDLV